The sequence TTGCCCAGGGAGATACTCTATTTTCTGCGTCATCACCTATAGAAAGACGCGCGGTCATCGGGATAAATCCATCTGCTGGAGACGTTAGCCGTGTAGTAAAAATCTTGCTTGTACTCGAGCTGTCTGCCACATACCTTGGTGCATGTGGTCATGGTTTGCAGAATTGAGCCCACCCTGATCATCCCATTCATCTGAATTCACCCAGTCTTGACTCTGTTCGGCACGGCGCGTTTTGAGAAATGGATTCtttgattgaagatgaaCAGGTGACTCGGCATTGGCGTCGTTTTGACGACGCAAGGCTGGCTGAACGGCTTGGTCCCAGTGATCGTCCGTTGACGGATAATGGCCCACTTGCAAAGCCGGCGGCATATATTTTATGTCCTGCGTTGAGTCATCAGGATGTGTCGCCCcagttgctgctgctgtgtATTCATATTCATATGCTGTACGATCCTCTGTGCTCTCAGTCCACGGATTGTGCGGCCGACCGGCCGGCGAACGGCCTGACGACTGCTGTGCTTCTTCTGGCGACATGAGGCCAAAAGTAGCTGGCTTTTTCCAAATCCGGCTGATATATGGGACCTTTGAATATAGCTGGTTGTAGAGCACTTCGGGGTTGCGAAGGAGACGGTGTGTAGAGAGCGGCTGGTGCGAAATCTAttgactcttcttccacggTTGCAGGTCTTCCAAACAAGGTGAAGGAGCTTTGCGAAACACCATAAGTAGTCGTAGGGGTAGGAGATAAGGAAAGAAGAATTGTTGTCTGTCAATCAATCATGGAACCGAAAACGAAGCGATTAGTGTCTCCTGAGATCGAGACCGGACAATGTAGCTTCGTCACTTGGATGCTTTGCAATCGTCGCAGCTAAGGCGGTGCAGGTTCTGCGAGACAAAAGAAATAGGCAAGAAAGTCAAATGTATACTTTGAGCATAATTAATGCTTTGGAAAGACAAGTCTCCTGGGACCGGCTCGGAAggaggcgaggaagaggccgtaGCGTAGGGAGGTTGGCCTGAAATGGCTCAGCCCAGCCTGCATTGATTGTACCGCCTCCGGGCTGGAGCATTTCCCCATAGATGATGATATCAGGGCGGGCCGCAGCACAGGCACCCACGTTATTGAATCTTACACTTTACAGTACCGTCGATCAATCCGCGCTTGATGGAGTGGGCTGGGGAACTGCCGGCCGAGTTCGTGTATTGGTATTACATAAGTATGGTTGCTGCGCCACATTGGGGCGTTCTGTGGACATCTACCTGATGcaggtcgagaagaagggcaagtGGCGATAGTATGAATGCCTTGTGAATGTATCCCCAGTGAATGGCGTCCAAATCTTGAGATCGCCTTGCTGTTTATCCGTCCCACAGTCAAGGCAGTTGTGAAATATGCGCAGAGAGTTGCAATACAAATAGATATTCAGCAATCGCAATCTTCAAGTCGGTCGGAAAAACACTTCTCCGCGATGTCCTCCACCTGTGATGTGACAACAAGTCCTGATTGGCTCGCAATctcaaggaaaaaaaagttgccCGCGTTGATCTTCCTAAGCTGGCACTTCTGCGACTCGTGAGGACGAGCAGTGGTTATCTGTGAACGATCGTGAAGACTGCTGTGCTCGACATGCATTCCTCCATTCGCCCAAATCAACATGTGGTGATCCAACTGCCCTCAGACCAGACTCGCATCGTGAAGCTTGTGCCAAATACGTACGTCTATGAGCCTGTAGGGCCTCACGTGTCTGAACTTGAATGATAGGGCTGACGCGGAGTCTGCAGCGTGATTCAGTTAGGAAAATATGGAAGCTTCGCTGCCAACCAGATTCTCGGCCGTCCATTCTTCTTGACATTCGAAATCATTGACGCCCCCCAAAACGATGGCTATCAGCTGCGCATCGTGCCGGCAGAGGAGCTTCACGCCGAGAACCTCATAGAAGAGGCCGACGCAGATGGAGAGGGCGAGGAAGGAGAGTCAGGATCTTCTACACCCATACCAATGCGCACCAATCGCACGATCACGGACGACGCTTCCACCCAAAAATTGACGACACAAGAGATTGAGGAGctgaaaaaagagaccagCGGAGCAGGCAAGGAGATTGTGGCGAGGCTACTGGAGTCGCACACCAATTTGGATAAGAAGACGGCCTTCTCGCTTGCCAAATACACGCTACGCAAGCGAAAGAAGTACATCCGCAGATTCACAGTCTTGCCGTTAGACGTGGGTTTCCTCACCAATTATCTGCTCAACCAACGGGATGCCCAACGGACAATGGAACTGCGCGATGAGCACGTGGGACTGCTTGGATGTTTGGGAAATGTACACCACGGCGGCGACTCGACCCTCGATGCAATCTCAACCGTCAGACCTAACGGTCGATACTTTGTGGTTGACGATACCGGCGGTCTTGTGGTTGCGGCAATGGCTGAGCGGATGGGAATACTGTACcctgaggacgaggaggatgaggaagaggagcccAATGACAACTCGAGCGCGACACACGTTGAGAAAGAGCCTTCAGAGAACAAGCCGATTGCGCCAACGCCCCGGCATAAACGTCCTCGCCCGATGTCCGCCCAAGGGAATACTATTACAGTCATTCACTCGTATTCACAACCTAATCTTTCGTTATTGAAGTACTTCGGCTACGATATCAATACTCCTGACGAATCCCACCCTCTCCATACTCATCTCAAGACTGTGTCGTGGTTGCAACTGGTGGATCCATCGACAGATCCCATTCTTTCGAATGAGCCTCCGGCTCTTTCAACCGAGGAGCTTGCTGCATTGAAGGCCAGCAGCGCACCGCATACTTCTTCAAGCGCAATCGCTGGGAGAAATTCCGTGCTGTCACGGATGAGGCACGTGCTGGAGGCTTTGACGGCCTGGTCGTGGCTACGCTGTTGGAGCCTGCAGGTATCCTCAAACACACCGTACCACTTCTTTCTGGGTCAGCGGCGGTGGCAATCTACTCCCCGTCTATTGAACCCCTTACCGAACTCATGGATCTTTACTCGACCTCTCGCCGCACGGCTTTCATCAACAAGAAACGCGATCTGGAAATGACAAGGTCTTCTGAAGAAGAGACGGTGGACTTGAGCCCCCTTTTCGACGAGTTTCCC comes from Penicillium oxalicum strain HP7-1 chromosome I, whole genome shotgun sequence and encodes:
- a CDS encoding tRNA (adenine(58)-N(1))-methyltransferase non-catalytic subunit trm6, with translation MHSSIRPNQHVVIQLPSDQTRIVKLVPNTVIQLGKYGSFAANQILGRPFFLTFEIIDAPQNDGYQLRIVPAEELHAENLIEEADADGEGEEGESGSSTPIPMRTNRTITDDASTQKLTTQEIEELKKETSGAGKEIVARLLESHTNLDKKTAFSLAKYTLRKRKKYIRRFTVLPLDVGFLTNYLLNQRDAQRTMELRDEHVGLLGCLGNVHHGGDSTLDAISTVRPNGRYFVVDDTGGLVVAAMAERMGILYPEDEEDEEEEPNDNSSATHVEKEPSENKPIAPTPRHKRPRPMSAQGNTITVIHSYSQPNLSLLKYFGYDINTPDESHPLHTHLKTVSWLQLQRTAYFFKRNRWEKFRAVTDEARAGGFDGLVVATLLEPAGILKHTVPLLSGSAAVAIYSPSIEPLTELMDLYSTSRRTAFINKKRDLEMTRSSEEETVDLSPLFDEFPLDPTQLLPPTLHTTRVRAWQVLPGRTHPLMTGRGGSEGYLFHGVHVIPTAENIQAAGTFRKKRKVEATSTPASDRDVEMVS